One Glandiceps talaboti chromosome 20, keGlaTala1.1, whole genome shotgun sequence genomic region harbors:
- the LOC144450893 gene encoding uncharacterized protein LOC144450893 produces the protein MVIAIVAVSMISAQFSSPVYPTKIWWTKRVTREFYTAGRLSSRQMKYAAETGFKSIVSLINTDAPGRFGEEYLPDTGEARHLAEQVLRVKFYATPSDLNWWTVDALEEFSAVTKGLPKPILVFCNDTYVSTLAVLIHVSKTETPSGKDAANYIFRLGRAMGHEYETDDRVTSLVSTITGQRLDEKAAEPSGDLPDWKKYWPAKYVSSTFFDAGQIWRSHIPRIKEAGFKAVVNMRKGLTMPNSAPSQEEVTLINVQDDTGSYAKGGRQFILRLLETQKDPNKTTDYIYPGSPWTVELQNDEEFGDKVGYNVNLEKVEVEKAGLKYYHIPAPVPCAQGCLDIFHANKERLMEIAKQHGPVLMHCTLGYRTGFFSLLMEAYTSCRDFDWLVDQAHVIGYDFDPESTPFDYAALKEAVASPRPHCPL, from the exons ATGGTCATTGCGATTGTTGCGGTGTCCATGATATCGGCACAGTTTTCCTCGCCAGTTTACCCGACTAAAATATGGTGGACGAAGCGTGTAACACGCGAGTTTTACACAGCCGGGCGATTATCATCCCGTCAGATGAAATATGCAGCGGAGACAGGCTTCAAGTCGATCGTTTCTCTTATAAATACCGATGCACCGGGTCGGTTTGGTGAAGAATATTTGCCAGACACAGGAGAAGCCAGACACTTGGCAGAACAGGTATTACGTGTCAAATTCTATGCAACACCAAGTGACCTTAATTGGTGGACGGTTGATGCCCTTGAAGAATTTAGTGCAGTAACTAAAGGGCTACCCAAACCAATTCTAGTTTTCTGTAACGATACCTATGTTTCAACTCTCGCTGTCTTAATTCACGTTTCAAAAACGGAAACACCATCAGGAAAAGACGCTGCGAATTACATTTTCAGACTTGGCAGGGCAATGGGACACGAGTATGAAACGGACGATCGGGTCACGTCATTGGTTTCTACCATCACAGGACAAAGGTTGGATGAGAAAGCTGCCGAACCATCAGGTGACTTACCTGATTGGAAAAAGTATTGGCCAGCTAAGTATGTTTCATCAACTTTCTTCGATGCAGGGCAAATCTGGAGAAGTCATATTCCACGTATTAAAGAAGCCGGCTTTAAAGCAGTTGTTAATATGCGGAAAGGTTTAACTATGCCAAATTCCGCCCCTTCTCAAGAAGAGGTTACTTTAATCAATGTCCAAGATGACACAGGATCCTATGCCAAGGGAGGAAGGCAGTTTATACTGCGATTATTGGAAACACAAAAAGATCCAAATAAAACGACAGATTACATCTACCCGGGATCACCATGGACAGTTGAACTTCAAAACGATGAAGAATTTGGTGACAAGGTTGGATACAACGTGAATCTAGAAAAAGTTGAGGTCGAGAAAGCGGGTttaaaatattatcacattCCAGCTC CTGTTCCGTGTGCCCAAGGCTGCCTTGACATATTTCATGCCAACAAAGAAAGATTGATGGAGATAGCAAAACAGCATGGACCTGTATTGATGCACTGTACCCTGGGATATCGTACTG GTTTCTTTTCACTTTTAATGGAGGCATATACGTCATGCAGGGactttgattggttggttgatcaGGCTCACGTGATTGGTTACGATTTTGATCCTGAAAGTACTCCATTTGACTATGCCGCATTAAAGGAAGCCGTGGCTTCACCAAGACCCCATTGTCCGCTATAA